From Candidatus Bathyarchaeia archaeon:
TATGTCAAGGATGAAGAGATAGAGGCCATAAAATCAGTTTTCGACGGAAATATAACAGTGATGGAAACCAAAAAAACCGCCTATGGAAATATGGTGCTAGCAAACGACCATGGGGCAATAGTTGACCCTAGGCTAAAACAGTCCGAAATAAGGAAAATTTCAGACACTCTAGGCGTTGAGGCAGTTCCCGGCGAAATCGCCCAATTGCCATATGTAGGATCGCTGGCTGTGGCGACAAACAAGGGGGTTTTAGCGCACCCACTTTTGAAGGAAAATGAAAAGAAGCTTTTGGAGGACGTGTTAAAGGTGCCCGTGGACGTGGGCACAGTTAATTGCGGCATACCCTACGTGGGAACGGGTTTAATTGGCAATAGCCGCGCGGCTATTGCTGGTTCTTTGACAACGGGTCCAGAAATGTTTATAATTGGACATGCTCTGGGTGTAGTGGAGGAAAATGAGTGACGTAAAAGTTTTCAGGGTTGTGGGTGAAATTCGAAAACCAAATTGGAAGACTTCCTTTGAAAAGGAGGTTTTAGCCGTTAGACCAGAACATGCCATAGAGAAGGTTTACACTGAACTGGGCAGTAAACACCGCGTTAAACGCTTCCACATAGAAATCAGCAGAGTTGAAGAGATTGCGCCAAGCGAGGTTGAAGATCCCATCATAAGAAAGCTTTTAGCTGGAGAAGGTAAAATTGGCGGAAAAGGTTGAGGAAGAACTGCGGAAACTCAGCATTGAAATGCGTATTCTTGAAGAAACAGCGGAGGCTATACAAGCCAGAATAAACATGGTAAACGCCGTTATAACAGACTTAAACTATGCAAATATGACCCTTGAGGGGCTGGAGAAGCAGAAGGAAAACGCTGAACTCCTCATTCCGATAGGGGGAAATTCCTACATAAAAGCTAGGCTAGAAAACCCTGACAAGGTCACCGTTGGCAT
This genomic window contains:
- the pfdA gene encoding prefoldin subunit alpha is translated as MAEKVEEELRKLSIEMRILEETAEAIQARINMVNAVITDLNYANMTLEGLEKQKENAELLIPIGGNSYIKARLENPDKVTVGIGAGVSVEKTIQEAKEIIRKRLEDLEKSRISLQQQLSQLVSRINEDRERFEELAATLKKGTPAKNV
- the rpl18a gene encoding 50S ribosomal protein L18Ae; this translates as MSDVKVFRVVGEIRKPNWKTSFEKEVLAVRPEHAIEKVYTELGSKHRVKRFHIEISRVEEIAPSEVEDPIIRKLLAGEGKIGGKG
- a CDS encoding translation initiation factor IF-6, whose amino-acid sequence is MAIYLTDLFGSASIGVYLLATEKMLIVPKFVPLKKAEKMAEWLKVKLIHTNIGGSVLVGVLACANSNGILLPHYVKDEEIEAIKSVFDGNITVMETKKTAYGNMVLANDHGAIVDPRLKQSEIRKISDTLGVEAVPGEIAQLPYVGSLAVATNKGVLAHPLLKENEKKLLEDVLKVPVDVGTVNCGIPYVGTGLIGNSRAAIAGSLTTGPEMFIIGHALGVVEENE